In Panacibacter ginsenosidivorans, the following proteins share a genomic window:
- a CDS encoding DUF3037 domain-containing protein, with product MQEKQLFEYAVIRVVPCVEREEFINAGVVVYCAAQNFLQAVVGLNEERFLSLSTELDIDEVQKRLKAFVQIAAGVKEGGTIATLPIASRFRWLTATRSTIVQTSAVHPGLCTDAKETLMKLYEQLVV from the coding sequence ATGCAAGAGAAGCAATTATTTGAATATGCTGTTATACGCGTTGTGCCTTGTGTAGAGCGTGAAGAGTTCATCAACGCCGGCGTTGTAGTGTATTGTGCTGCGCAAAATTTTTTGCAGGCTGTTGTTGGTTTGAATGAAGAAAGGTTTCTCTCTTTATCAACAGAGCTTGATATAGATGAAGTACAAAAAAGACTTAAAGCCTTTGTACAAATTGCTGCCGGCGTTAAAGAAGGAGGAACAATCGCAACATTACCCATTGCTTCCAGATTTCGGTGGTTGACAGCTACAAGAAGTACCATTGTTCAAACTTCTGCAGTTCATCCGGGTCTTTGTACAGATGCAAAAGAAACATTGATGAAATTATATGAGCAACTGGTTGTATAA